The Fibrobacter sp. UWT2 genome window below encodes:
- a CDS encoding glycosyltransferase family 2 protein has product MKLSFVIPCYRSENTIETVVQEIRDTVAARNAAGNGSDGKSFDYEIVLINDCSPDGVWQVIKKLAAADNKIKGICLAKNFGQHSALMAGYGQATGDYIISLDDDGQTPASESFKLVDKLEEGYDVVYGYYEHSAQHLFRRFGTWVNKKMAEAIIGQPKTLRTTSFFIMRKFIVDEIVRYPNPFAYISGLVFRATKNLGNVEVQHRRRLEGRSGYTIAGLIGLWINGFTAFSVKPLRAATFIGVICALVGFLAGLYVVYQKFLNPEIPVGYTSMLATLLFVGGMIMLLLGLIGEYVGRIYISINQSPQYVVRERTF; this is encoded by the coding sequence ATGAAACTCTCTTTTGTCATTCCCTGTTACCGCAGCGAAAACACCATCGAAACCGTGGTGCAAGAAATCCGCGACACCGTGGCCGCGCGCAACGCAGCAGGCAACGGCTCCGACGGCAAGTCCTTCGACTACGAAATCGTCCTGATAAACGACTGCAGCCCCGATGGCGTATGGCAAGTCATCAAGAAACTCGCCGCCGCCGACAACAAGATTAAAGGAATCTGCCTCGCCAAGAATTTCGGGCAACACAGTGCCCTAATGGCAGGCTACGGCCAGGCCACCGGCGACTACATCATCAGCCTCGATGACGACGGCCAAACCCCCGCCAGCGAAAGTTTCAAGCTTGTAGACAAACTAGAAGAAGGCTACGACGTCGTTTACGGCTACTACGAACACTCGGCGCAGCACCTGTTCCGCCGTTTTGGCACCTGGGTCAACAAGAAAATGGCCGAAGCGATTATTGGCCAGCCCAAGACGCTTCGCACAACGAGTTTCTTTATTATGCGCAAGTTCATCGTCGATGAAATCGTGCGCTACCCCAACCCGTTTGCCTACATTAGCGGGCTCGTTTTCCGCGCCACAAAAAATCTGGGCAACGTCGAAGTGCAACACCGCCGCCGCCTCGAAGGCCGCTCCGGCTACACTATCGCAGGCCTTATCGGGCTCTGGATCAACGGCTTTACCGCATTCTCCGTCAAGCCGCTCCGCGCCGCGACTTTTATTGGCGTTATCTGCGCCCTCGTAGGATTTCTCGCGGGCCTCTACGTCGTCTACCAGAAATTTCTCAATCCCGAAATTCCCGTGGGCTACACCAGCATGCTCGCCACACTCCTGTTCGTGGGCGGTATGATTATGCTCTTGCTCGGACTCATCGGCGAATACGTGGGCCGCATCTACATCAGCATCAACCAGTCGCCGCAATACGTGGTGCGTGAACGAACTTTCTAA
- a CDS encoding ATP-binding protein, whose amino-acid sequence MKNPFILVPYENKFLFCDRETETENILDDLLNGVNVTLISPRRLGKTGLIYRVFDELAKKEPSVIKCYCDIYSASNVEDFIKLLAEAVVKNVQDKSILKKFFSAFGGVRPLLSYDSISGTPQVTITYQNDKQKETSIKEIFDFLGKQKKKIVVAIDEFQEIRNFKDVNMEALLRTYIQPLKNVRFIFCGSKKHVMTDMFTNAKSPFYESTHCIYLGKIEHDKYVRFIKKLFVMGKFTIDDESLDFIMEWTRGHTFYTQSLCHRIFKISTGAIGLETVKKACAQLLDEGIPGFLERRNLITDKQWLFLKAVAKEGCVSQPTSGAFISKYKLGTSAAVKRIVESLVDKELLLEELSLEGKSYSVYNVFMSRWLERL is encoded by the coding sequence ATGAAAAATCCGTTTATTTTGGTTCCGTATGAGAATAAATTCCTGTTTTGCGATCGTGAAACAGAAACGGAAAATATTCTTGACGATTTGCTAAATGGGGTTAATGTCACACTGATTTCTCCACGAAGATTGGGCAAGACAGGATTGATATACAGGGTGTTCGATGAATTGGCTAAGAAGGAACCTTCTGTTATTAAATGCTATTGCGATATTTATTCCGCAAGTAACGTTGAAGATTTTATCAAACTTTTGGCCGAAGCCGTTGTGAAAAATGTTCAAGATAAATCAATTTTAAAAAAATTCTTTTCGGCGTTTGGCGGTGTACGACCGTTATTGTCATACGACTCTATTTCAGGGACTCCGCAAGTTACAATTACTTATCAGAATGATAAACAGAAAGAAACCTCGATAAAAGAAATCTTTGATTTTTTAGGAAAGCAAAAAAAGAAAATAGTCGTTGCAATAGACGAATTTCAAGAAATCCGCAATTTCAAGGATGTTAATATGGAAGCTCTACTCCGTACCTACATTCAACCTTTGAAAAACGTGCGTTTTATTTTTTGCGGAAGTAAAAAACATGTGATGACAGACATGTTTACAAACGCCAAAAGTCCTTTTTATGAAAGTACCCATTGTATTTATTTAGGCAAAATTGAGCACGATAAGTATGTTCGTTTTATTAAAAAATTATTTGTAATGGGCAAATTTACAATAGATGACGAAAGTTTGGATTTTATTATGGAATGGACTCGGGGACATACTTTTTATACGCAGAGTCTGTGCCATCGAATTTTCAAAATTTCAACAGGAGCCATTGGTTTAGAGACGGTAAAAAAAGCTTGTGCACAGCTTTTGGATGAAGGAATTCCTGGATTCTTGGAACGGCGTAATTTGATTACGGATAAACAATGGCTTTTTTTGAAAGCCGTTGCGAAAGAAGGTTGTGTGTCGCAACCGACTTCTGGCGCATTTATATCTAAATACAAGCTGGGAACCTCTGCAGCAGTAAAGAGAATTGTTGAGTCCCTTGTCGATAAGGAACTTTTGCTGGAAGAACTTTCGCTCGAAGGAAAAAGCTATTCTGTTTACAATGTTTTTATGAGCCGCTGGTTAGAAAGACTGTAA
- a CDS encoding Gfo/Idh/MocA family protein, whose product MKKEPYQIAFIGGGINSAIGEVHKAASQMDGHFELVAGAFSTHTETNQKTARTWGVADERTYADYHELLKAEKGKLDAVVVLAPTDYHKDIVIDALNAGFPVICEKSLATSVAEGEAIAKVVADTKGFFCTTYNYTGYPMVRELKQFIADGKLGKIQQVQVEMPQEGFMRLGTNNEPPKPQSWRLKDTVIPKISLDLGSHLHNMIYFLTGERPEHIVADQTTFGLFPQIVDNVGALVQYTNNVRAQIWFSKTALGNRNGLRIRVYGSEGSAEWFQLEPETLKTCDLRGNVSLRDRTGDVKIANQQRYNRFKAGHPAGFIEAFANYYKDIADCLGQYFATGSFTSQYVCGIHTSLEGLAMMQAAAKSAQSNKWESVQQRF is encoded by the coding sequence ATGAAGAAGGAACCTTATCAGATTGCGTTTATCGGGGGCGGAATCAATTCGGCCATCGGCGAAGTCCACAAGGCCGCAAGCCAGATGGACGGGCATTTTGAACTTGTGGCGGGCGCATTCAGCACTCACACCGAAACCAACCAAAAAACCGCCCGCACCTGGGGCGTCGCAGACGAACGCACCTACGCCGACTACCACGAACTTTTGAAAGCCGAAAAAGGCAAGCTCGACGCCGTCGTGGTGCTCGCGCCGACCGATTACCACAAAGACATCGTGATTGACGCACTGAACGCCGGGTTCCCCGTGATTTGCGAAAAATCGCTCGCCACCAGCGTAGCCGAAGGCGAAGCCATCGCAAAAGTCGTTGCCGACACCAAAGGATTTTTCTGCACCACTTACAACTACACCGGCTACCCCATGGTACGCGAACTCAAGCAGTTCATCGCCGACGGCAAGCTCGGTAAAATTCAGCAAGTGCAAGTCGAAATGCCGCAAGAAGGCTTTATGCGCCTGGGCACCAACAACGAACCGCCCAAACCACAAAGCTGGCGACTCAAGGACACCGTGATTCCAAAAATCTCGCTGGACCTTGGCAGCCACCTGCACAACATGATTTACTTTTTGACCGGCGAACGCCCCGAACACATCGTGGCCGACCAGACCACCTTCGGGCTTTTCCCGCAGATTGTCGATAACGTGGGCGCCCTCGTGCAATACACCAACAACGTTCGCGCGCAAATTTGGTTCAGCAAAACCGCACTCGGCAACCGCAACGGCCTGCGCATCCGCGTATACGGCAGTGAAGGCAGCGCCGAATGGTTCCAGCTGGAACCCGAAACGCTCAAGACCTGCGACCTGCGCGGCAACGTAAGCCTGCGCGACCGCACCGGCGACGTCAAAATCGCAAACCAGCAACGCTACAACCGCTTTAAAGCTGGTCACCCCGCTGGATTCATCGAAGCATTCGCGAACTACTACAAAGACATCGCCGACTGCCTCGGCCAATATTTCGCGACCGGAAGCTTTACAAGCCAGTACGTATGCGGCATTCACACCTCGCTGGAAGGCCTCGCCATGATGCAGGCCGCCGCGAAGTCCGCACAAAGTAACAAGTGGGAATCCGTTCAGCAAAGGTTTTAA
- a CDS encoding ABC transporter permease, which produces MDTQWTTVIKPKASLLSVNFDELWQYRDLYRMFVKRDIVTWYKQTILGPLWFFIQPIMTTIMFMVVFGGIAKISTDGLPQPLFYLAGICLWTYFSECLNQTSKTFIENANMFGKVYFPRLVVPLATVTSNLVRLSIQMGLFLIVFAYYLIFTDAPVHPNIYLLLTPILIVLIAALALGFGVLFSSLTTKYRDLTFLLTFIVQLWMYATPVIYPLSTIEDPRLKMMMQANPLTSIMETFKFGMLGVGEFSWAALGYTAGFAAFILALGVIVFNKIQRTFMDTV; this is translated from the coding sequence ATGGATACACAATGGACCACCGTCATTAAACCCAAAGCAAGCCTACTCTCGGTAAACTTCGATGAACTTTGGCAGTACCGCGATTTGTACCGTATGTTCGTGAAGCGCGACATTGTCACCTGGTACAAGCAGACCATTCTCGGTCCGCTGTGGTTCTTTATCCAGCCCATCATGACCACCATCATGTTCATGGTCGTATTCGGCGGCATCGCCAAAATCAGTACCGACGGACTCCCGCAACCGCTCTTTTACCTCGCGGGCATTTGCCTGTGGACCTATTTTTCGGAATGCCTGAACCAGACCAGTAAAACGTTCATCGAAAACGCGAACATGTTCGGCAAGGTGTACTTTCCGCGACTCGTCGTGCCCCTCGCAACCGTCACAAGCAACCTGGTGCGACTCAGCATCCAGATGGGACTATTCCTGATTGTATTTGCGTACTACCTGATTTTTACTGACGCCCCGGTGCACCCGAATATTTACCTGCTACTCACGCCAATCCTTATTGTGCTAATCGCGGCACTCGCACTCGGATTCGGCGTGCTGTTCAGCAGCCTCACCACCAAATACCGCGATCTGACTTTCTTACTTACGTTTATCGTGCAACTCTGGATGTATGCAACGCCAGTGATTTACCCACTCAGCACCATCGAAGACCCGCGCCTGAAAATGATGATGCAGGCGAACCCACTCACCAGCATCATGGAAACATTCAAGTTCGGTATGCTTGGCGTAGGAGAATTCAGCTGGGCCGCCCTCGGCTACACCGCCGGCTTCGCCGCCTTCATCTTAGCACTCGGCGTAATCGTCTTCAACAAGATCCAGCGCACCTTCATGGATACAGTGTAA
- a CDS encoding acetyl-CoA carboxylase biotin carboxylase subunit family protein, translating into MSFKKKMLLLGGSHAEIPLIQAAQSLGWYVITTGNAREGLGHPYADKNVFADFSDKDAMLELAKSEGVQAVCSGCNDFALLSTVYVCEKLGLPGHDSYAASLEIHHKDKYRALATKLGIPTPRAITVKVADTDSAEGRADFEAAIAQLTFPIIVKPVDLTGGKGIHRAANADEARIAYKDACSRTRQDHVVVEEFVQGTNHGFSAMLVKGKVAFAFADNEQYFVNKYLVSGANTPSTTAVTGLAKLREYSERIAQELHLVDGILHIQYIERADGTPVIIEICRRPPGDLYIKFVKYATGIDYPKFIVLAEIGEDISGIADVPTQGFWLRHCIMAGPEIENGSTVRDVTFAPEIQGNIVEKFLWYKPGEVITDKLTYKAGIVFFKFDTLAEMQDKTARMTELAKIVAE; encoded by the coding sequence ATGAGTTTTAAAAAGAAAATGTTGCTTCTCGGTGGTAGCCACGCCGAAATTCCGCTGATCCAGGCCGCGCAAAGTTTGGGCTGGTATGTGATTACCACGGGTAACGCTCGCGAAGGCTTGGGCCACCCTTACGCCGACAAGAACGTTTTTGCAGACTTTAGCGACAAAGACGCCATGCTGGAACTCGCCAAGAGCGAGGGTGTACAAGCGGTCTGCTCCGGCTGCAATGACTTCGCCTTGCTCAGCACCGTGTACGTTTGCGAAAAACTTGGACTCCCCGGCCACGACAGCTACGCGGCCAGCCTCGAGATTCATCACAAGGATAAGTACCGCGCACTCGCAACTAAACTCGGCATTCCGACGCCGCGGGCCATTACCGTTAAAGTCGCTGACACGGATTCTGCCGAAGGGCGCGCAGACTTCGAAGCCGCCATTGCGCAACTTACCTTTCCGATTATCGTGAAGCCCGTCGACTTGACCGGCGGCAAGGGCATTCATCGCGCCGCAAACGCCGACGAAGCCCGGATCGCTTACAAAGACGCCTGCAGCCGCACACGGCAAGATCATGTCGTTGTCGAAGAATTTGTACAGGGCACAAACCACGGGTTCTCCGCCATGCTCGTAAAAGGCAAAGTCGCATTTGCCTTTGCAGACAACGAACAATACTTCGTCAACAAATACTTGGTGAGCGGCGCAAACACGCCAAGCACCACGGCAGTTACAGGCCTCGCCAAACTCCGCGAATACAGCGAACGCATCGCGCAAGAATTACACTTGGTCGACGGCATTCTGCACATCCAGTACATCGAACGGGCCGACGGCACACCCGTCATCATCGAAATCTGTCGCCGCCCGCCGGGAGATTTATACATCAAGTTCGTGAAGTATGCGACAGGCATCGACTACCCGAAATTCATCGTGCTGGCTGAAATCGGCGAAGACATTTCCGGCATCGCCGACGTGCCCACGCAAGGGTTCTGGCTGCGTCACTGCATCATGGCCGGGCCCGAAATCGAAAACGGAAGCACCGTCCGCGATGTGACATTCGCACCCGAAATTCAAGGCAATATCGTCGAAAAATTCCTGTGGTACAAACCCGGCGAAGTTATTACAGATAAACTCACCTACAAAGCCGGAATCGTATTCTTCAAGTTCGACACCCTCGCCGAGATGCAAGACAAAACCGCCCGCATGACCGAACTCGCGAAAATAGTGGCAGAATAA